In Paenibacillus sonchi, a single genomic region encodes these proteins:
- a CDS encoding response regulator transcription factor, translated as MNEIIAWFVPRQPADVRETLEASRDREERMKLQQALQELGVQTAISEDLEDLRLLLSRVEPALLIADLNHAAAWAGWSLVSDLREQGKRLTVMVLSDGRYGEEAAAAFEAGGNEYMVKPVHTGEFKCRVDNLMRLTGRRRGLSSLLKVDGLVLDPTRRLVLRDGTELKMTPKEFDLLYYLAMHLGEVCPREDILKQVWDYHFHPDTNVVDVYIRHIRLKVDKGHKNKLIHTVRGTGYVLRAPEGAPDADTNL; from the coding sequence GTGAATGAGATTATTGCCTGGTTTGTACCCCGGCAGCCGGCTGATGTCCGTGAAACCCTGGAAGCGAGCCGGGATAGGGAAGAACGAATGAAGCTGCAGCAGGCGCTGCAGGAGCTTGGCGTCCAAACGGCAATAAGCGAAGATCTCGAGGATCTTCGCTTATTGCTGTCCAGAGTGGAGCCTGCACTGCTGATCGCGGATCTGAATCATGCTGCAGCGTGGGCTGGATGGAGTTTGGTGTCGGATCTGAGGGAACAGGGGAAACGGCTTACTGTAATGGTGCTTTCGGATGGCAGATATGGCGAGGAGGCGGCAGCGGCTTTTGAGGCGGGTGGCAATGAGTATATGGTGAAGCCCGTACATACCGGTGAGTTCAAATGCAGAGTGGATAATTTAATGAGACTTACAGGCCGCCGCCGCGGCCTTTCATCTCTGCTGAAGGTAGATGGCCTGGTCCTTGATCCTACACGCAGGCTGGTGCTGCGGGATGGGACCGAGCTGAAAATGACGCCCAAAGAGTTTGACCTGCTCTATTATCTGGCAATGCATCTGGGGGAGGTCTGTCCCCGGGAAGATATTCTAAAGCAGGTTTGGGATTATCATTTTCATCCGGACACCAACGTAGTCGATGTCTATATCAGACATATCCGGCTAAAGGTGGACAAAGGCCATAAGAATAAATTGATTCATACCGTGCGCGGAACCGGGTATGTACTGCGCGCGCCGGAAGGCGCGCCAGATGCTGACACTAATCTCTGA
- a CDS encoding ThiF family adenylyltransferase: MSQMEQEQAAAARERGRDGRYSRQVRFTPFGAEGQAGLAQSTVLIIGVGALGTGIAETLARCGTGRIILADRDYVEWSNLQRQQLYTEEDARERMPKAAAAKARLERINSEITIEARVLDVRAEELESLLPGVDLIMDGTDNFDTRLIINDMAQKHGIPWIYGACVGSYGITFTVLPGETPCLNCLLGAVPLGGDTCDTAGILPQAVQLVTANATAEALKLLGGRPEQLRGKLLSFDVWRNEHQEIGVKAAKKDSCPSCGSHPVYPYLTAANTERSDVLCGRDTVQIRPAQRRQLNLQETAARLAGLGSGKVESNPYLVSFTEEPYRMVVFGDGRALIHGTSDIAAARSFYHRYFG, encoded by the coding sequence ATGAGTCAGATGGAACAGGAACAAGCTGCAGCTGCCCGGGAGCGCGGGCGGGACGGCCGCTATTCGCGCCAGGTAAGATTCACCCCTTTTGGAGCGGAAGGGCAGGCCGGACTTGCCCAATCGACCGTGCTCATCATCGGAGTGGGGGCCCTGGGGACAGGCATTGCCGAGACGTTGGCACGCTGCGGTACAGGACGCATTATCCTGGCGGACCGAGATTACGTCGAGTGGAGCAATCTCCAGCGCCAGCAGCTCTATACGGAAGAGGATGCCCGGGAGCGCATGCCCAAGGCTGCTGCGGCCAAGGCGAGGCTTGAGCGCATCAACTCGGAAATTACGATTGAAGCCCGGGTGCTGGATGTGCGCGCCGAAGAACTGGAGAGCCTGCTTCCGGGAGTGGATCTTATCATGGATGGCACAGATAATTTTGACACCCGGCTGATTATCAACGATATGGCCCAGAAGCACGGCATACCCTGGATTTATGGAGCTTGTGTCGGCAGCTATGGCATAACCTTTACGGTTCTGCCGGGTGAAACGCCATGTCTGAACTGTCTGCTCGGTGCTGTGCCGCTTGGCGGAGATACCTGTGACACAGCAGGCATCCTGCCCCAGGCGGTGCAGCTGGTGACTGCGAATGCTACTGCAGAGGCGCTCAAGCTGCTTGGGGGCCGTCCGGAGCAGCTCAGGGGCAAGCTGCTGTCGTTCGATGTATGGCGCAATGAGCATCAGGAGATCGGCGTCAAGGCCGCCAAAAAGGACAGCTGTCCTTCCTGCGGCAGCCATCCGGTTTATCCGTATCTGACGGCGGCCAATACAGAGCGCAGTGATGTGCTGTGCGGCAGGGATACCGTGCAAATCCGCCCGGCGCAGCGCCGCCAGCTGAATCTGCAGGAAACGGCTGCAAGGCTTGCAGGGCTCGGCAGCGGCAAGGTTGAGAGCAATCCGTATTTAGTATCTTTTACGGAAGAGCCTTACCGGATGGTCGTTTTTGGAGATGGACGGGCCTTGATTCATGGAACCAGTGATATTGCAGCTGCCCGCAGCTTTTATCACCGGTATTTTGGCTAA